A window of Panthera leo isolate Ple1 chromosome D2, P.leo_Ple1_pat1.1, whole genome shotgun sequence contains these coding sequences:
- the LOC122201662 gene encoding olfactory receptor 13G1-like, whose protein sequence is MNQTLVTEFLILGFSETPQLQMLLFPVFLLLYVVALSGNLLIMVAIGSCPALHTPMYFFLVNLAVVDILCTSTILPKLLGSMVADRTISYGGCIVQLFSFTWSLGAELLLFSAMAYDRYVAICWPLRYSTLMDSRVCRLLAVAVWTISLANTSVNTGLLLHLPFCHSNVVEHFFCEIPPLLKLACAPTRLNEAMAFTADVILALGNFSVIMLSYGCIIASILRIRSASGKRRAFSTCSSHLLVVSLYYCTVIYTYIRPASRYSLHKDKVVSVIYTSVAPSLNPLIYSLRNTEVKAALRRLFS, encoded by the coding sequence ATGAACCAGACATTGGTCACCGAGTTCCTCATTCTGGGATTCTCAGAAACACCTCAGCTGCAAATGCtcctctttcctgtcttcctcctcctctacgTGGTGGCCCTCTCTGGAAACCTGCTCATCATGGTGGCCATTGGCTCCTGCCCTGCCTtgcacacccccatgtacttcttcctggtaAACCTGGCCGTGGTGGACATCCTCTGCACCTCCACGATCCTGCCCAAGCTGCTGGGCAGCATGGTGGCTGACAGGACCATCTCCTACGGGGGTTGCATAGTGCAGCTTTTCTCCTTCACGTGGTCTCTGGGAGCTGAGCTGCTGCTGTTTTCcgccatggcctatgaccgctatgtggccatctgctgGCCCCTGCGCTACAGCACCCTCATGGACTCCCGGGTTTGCAGGCTCTTGGCCGTGGCAGTGTGGACCATCAGCCTGGCCAACACTAGTGTGAACACCGGCCTCCTGCTGCACCTGCCCTTCTGCCATTCCAACGTGGTCGAGCACTTCTTCTGCGAGATCCCCCCTCTGCTGAAGCTCGCCTGTGCCCCGACACGCCTGAACGAGGCCATGGCCTTCACTGCAGACGTGATCCTGGCCTTGGGGAACTTCTCTGTGATCATGCTCTCCTACGGCTGCATCATCGCCAGCATCCTGCGCATCCGCTCGGCCTCAGGCAAGCGACGggccttctccacctgctcctcccacctcctggtGGTCTCCCTGTACTACTGCACTGTCATCTACACCTACATCCGCCCAGCATCCAGATACTCGTTGCACAAGGACAAGGTGGTGTCTGTGATCTACACTTCGGTGGCGCCCTCCCTGAACCCCCTTATCTACTCCCTGAGGAACACGGAGGTCAAAGCTGCCCTCCGGAGGCTGTTCTCCTGA